A genomic segment from Pseudosulfitobacter sp. DSM 107133 encodes:
- the ruvX gene encoding Holliday junction resolvase RuvX, with product MIVDDTAAFLAALPPMRSLIGLDLGDKTIGVAVSDTFLSVATPLETVRRKKFGVDAARLQEIIAHRSVGGIVLGLPRNMDGSEGPRCQSTRAFARNFEKLWDGPITFWDERLSTVAAERALLEADTTRKRRSEVIDHVAAAYILQGLLDRLRVLRTAS from the coding sequence ATGCGGTCGCTGATCGGGCTGGATCTGGGGGACAAGACCATCGGCGTGGCCGTCTCGGACACGTTCCTGTCGGTTGCCACACCGCTGGAAACCGTGCGCCGCAAGAAATTCGGCGTCGATGCAGCCCGCCTGCAAGAGATCATCGCGCACCGTTCGGTTGGCGGGATCGTATTGGGCCTGCCGCGCAATATGGACGGCTCGGAAGGGCCGCGCTGCCAGTCCACCCGCGCCTTTGCCCGCAATTTCGAAAAGCTGTGGGATGGGCCCATAACCTTCTGGGACGAGCGTCTGTCTACCGTGGCCGCCGAACGCGCGCTGCTTGAGGCGGATACGACACGCAAGCGTCGTTCGGAAGTGATCGACCATGTCGCGGCGGCCTATATTCTGCAAGGACTGCTGGACCGTTTGCGCGTTTTGCGCACGGCAAGCTGA
- a CDS encoding DUF1289 domain-containing protein, which yields MTDPVWTRNEIESPCVRICVVHPDTRLCTGCARSIDEIGRWSRMSAEERAAIMADLPTREVAPKGRRGGRAARLKRT from the coding sequence ATGACCGACCCTGTCTGGACACGGAACGAGATCGAAAGCCCCTGCGTGCGCATCTGCGTGGTGCATCCTGACACGCGCCTGTGTACGGGCTGTGCACGCTCGATCGACGAGATTGGCCGCTGGTCACGGATGAGCGCCGAGGAACGCGCGGCGATCATGGCAGACCTGCCCACCCGCGAGGTCGCCCCCAAGGGACGGCGCGGCGGACGTGCGGCGCGGTTGAAGCGGACTTAG